In the Candidatus Electrothrix sp. GW3-4 genome, one interval contains:
- a CDS encoding MoxR family ATPase: protein MTDNKTTAAILHRVAANIGQVMKGQADSIRLLLAGFAGGGHILLEDYPGTGKTTLAKTLALSIKTQFTRLQFTPDLLPSDILGVSIFDPKDKAFRLHRGPVFTNILLADEINRASPRTQSALLEAMAEKQVSIDGSNYRLEDLFFVIATQNPVESRGTYPLPEAQMDRFALQFSLGYVSVEDEVAVLSNQAGRHPIEDISACATAADILRVKKQVHAVHISEELKHYIVQLVHATRSFPGLVLGASPRASLALIQTARALALFDGQDFVTPDHIQEIAVPVIAHRLVLDPQARFSGQTAQGIVEEIVETVPVPA from the coding sequence ATGACGGACAATAAGACCACAGCTGCAATCCTGCATAGAGTTGCAGCCAATATCGGGCAGGTCATGAAGGGGCAGGCAGATTCCATCCGCCTCCTGCTGGCCGGTTTTGCCGGAGGAGGACATATCCTGCTGGAAGATTATCCCGGCACCGGCAAGACAACCCTGGCCAAGACCCTGGCCCTCTCCATCAAGACCCAGTTCACCCGCCTCCAGTTCACCCCGGACCTCCTTCCCTCGGATATCCTTGGTGTGTCCATCTTTGATCCCAAGGACAAGGCGTTTCGTCTCCACAGGGGGCCGGTCTTTACCAATATCCTGCTGGCAGATGAGATCAACAGGGCCTCGCCCCGTACCCAGTCTGCCCTGCTGGAGGCAATGGCAGAGAAACAGGTGAGTATTGATGGGAGCAATTACCGGCTTGAAGATCTCTTCTTTGTCATTGCCACCCAGAACCCGGTGGAATCACGGGGTACCTATCCCCTGCCTGAAGCCCAGATGGATCGTTTTGCCCTCCAGTTCAGCCTCGGTTATGTCAGTGTGGAAGACGAGGTCGCTGTGCTCTCCAATCAGGCAGGCAGGCATCCCATTGAGGATATCTCAGCCTGCGCAACAGCAGCGGATATCCTGCGGGTCAAAAAGCAGGTCCATGCCGTCCATATCAGCGAGGAGCTCAAGCACTATATTGTTCAGCTGGTCCATGCCACCCGCTCTTTTCCCGGTCTGGTGCTGGGAGCAAGTCCCAGGGCCTCTCTTGCCCTGATCCAAACGGCCCGTGCCCTGGCCCTGTTCGACGGTCAGGACTTTGTCACCCCGGATCATATTCAGGAGATCGCGGTCCCGGTGATCGCCCACCGGCTCGTGCTTGATC
- a CDS encoding amino acid ABC transporter substrate-binding protein yields MKKYSIGSITTLLLMLFAIPIIAGTLDEVQKRGSLACGVSTGLPGFSATDEKGNWKGLDVDGCRAIAAAVLGDASKVKYVALNAKERFTALQSGEIDVLVRGTTWTKHRDTALGLNFAGVNYYDGQGFMVLKKLGVTSAKELDGAIFCIHAGTTTELNLADYFSKNGMEYDAIVFDTHDQAVRGFEVGRCDCLTSDQSQLYALRTQLSKPYSAVILNEVISKEPLGPVVRQGDDAWFNVVRWSFFAMLNAEELRVTSANVDAMRRTSVNPAVRRLLGLDGDKGQSLGLPDDWSYQIIKQIGNYSEVFERNVGKGSALRIKRGLNALWKDGGIQFAPPMR; encoded by the coding sequence ATGAAGAAATATTCGATCGGCAGCATAACCACTCTGTTGCTCATGCTGTTTGCGATCCCAATAATAGCAGGAACCCTGGATGAAGTACAAAAACGCGGGAGCTTGGCGTGCGGTGTCTCCACTGGCCTGCCGGGATTTTCCGCAACCGATGAAAAGGGCAACTGGAAAGGCCTGGATGTTGATGGCTGTCGGGCCATTGCTGCTGCTGTTCTTGGTGATGCAAGCAAGGTGAAGTATGTCGCTCTGAATGCTAAAGAGCGTTTTACCGCCCTCCAGTCTGGAGAGATTGATGTGCTGGTGCGCGGGACCACCTGGACCAAACATCGTGACACCGCACTCGGTTTAAACTTTGCCGGGGTCAATTATTATGACGGGCAAGGTTTTATGGTGCTCAAGAAGCTTGGCGTCACATCAGCAAAAGAACTTGACGGCGCGATTTTCTGCATTCATGCCGGAACCACAACTGAGCTGAACTTGGCTGATTATTTCTCCAAAAACGGCATGGAATACGACGCAATAGTCTTTGATACCCATGATCAGGCTGTCAGAGGATTTGAGGTCGGACGCTGTGACTGCCTGACCTCTGATCAATCGCAACTCTATGCCCTGCGCACCCAGCTGAGTAAGCCGTATAGTGCTGTCATTTTGAATGAGGTTATCTCCAAGGAGCCCTTGGGCCCGGTTGTCCGTCAAGGGGATGATGCCTGGTTTAATGTGGTGCGCTGGTCTTTTTTCGCCATGCTCAACGCCGAAGAATTGCGGGTGACATCCGCCAATGTCGACGCAATGAGGAGAACCTCTGTTAATCCTGCTGTTCGCCGTCTTCTGGGCCTGGATGGTGATAAGGGCCAGAGCCTGGGGCTGCCGGACGACTGGAGTTACCAGATCATCAAACAGATCGGCAATTACTCCGAAGTCTTTGAACGCAATGTGGGTAAAGGCTCTGCCTTAAGGATCAAACGCGGACTGAACGCCTTATGGAAGGACGGGGGCATCCAGTTTGCTCCACCCATGCGCTGA